In Porphyrobacter sp. LM 6, one DNA window encodes the following:
- a CDS encoding ATP-binding protein — protein sequence MAISLSSLNRLSVPKPPRIVIYGPHGIGKNSFAGSAPRPVLINIEDGHPTGQPIDAFPKAEGFQDVMDAMAALYAEKHDFETLVVDSLDWLEPLVWAETIRRNNAANPSKPWASIEDAGYGRGFVATLDVWREYLDAINALRNDKGMAVIQTAHAEVKRFDSPETEPFDRYQIKLHKLASALVQEHADMVLFANFKTSVTRTDVGMKKVVRGVGAGTRALYTEERPAFLAKNRHNLPAELPLSWEALASAMAASSEAARTSEAA from the coding sequence ATGGCTATCTCCCTTTCTTCGCTCAACCGCCTGTCAGTCCCGAAGCCCCCGCGGATTGTGATCTACGGACCGCATGGCATCGGCAAGAACAGCTTCGCCGGCAGTGCGCCGCGACCGGTCCTCATCAACATTGAAGATGGGCATCCCACCGGTCAGCCAATTGATGCCTTCCCGAAGGCTGAAGGCTTCCAGGATGTCATGGATGCGATGGCTGCGCTTTACGCAGAGAAGCACGACTTCGAGACGCTGGTAGTCGACAGTCTGGATTGGCTCGAACCGTTGGTCTGGGCAGAAACTATCCGCCGCAACAACGCAGCTAATCCGAGCAAGCCTTGGGCCTCGATCGAAGACGCAGGCTACGGCCGCGGATTTGTCGCCACGCTTGATGTCTGGCGCGAATATCTCGACGCCATCAATGCGCTGCGGAACGACAAGGGCATGGCGGTCATCCAGACCGCCCACGCTGAAGTGAAGCGCTTCGATAGCCCTGAAACGGAGCCATTCGACCGCTACCAGATCAAGCTGCACAAGTTGGCCTCCGCGCTCGTCCAGGAACACGCCGACATGGTGTTGTTCGCCAACTTCAAGACCAGCGTCACCAGAACGGATGTTGGGATGAAGAAGGTCGTGCGCGGTGTCGGGGCCGGAACCCGTGCGCTTTACACCGAAGAGCGGCCAGCCTTCCTCGCGAAGAACCGGCACAATCTCCCCGCAGAACTCCCGCTGTCCTGGGAGGCGCTGGCCTCCGCCATGGCCGCGTCGAGCGAGGCTGCCCGCACCAGCGAAGCAGCCTGA
- a CDS encoding DUF669 domain-containing protein has protein sequence MFDATQVEPQGDYSPIPPGDYTVQIVSSQMAETSNRNGHMLKLELEILDGEHAGRRLYDRLNLDNPNRQAVEIAQRTLSAICHAIGRLSVQDSEELHMQPMTAVVTVKAPSTGRDGKTYAASNEIKTYKVLRDAPAPVNTGSAFRPAQTGTGQMASAPWKRSA, from the coding sequence ATGTTCGACGCCACACAAGTCGAACCCCAAGGCGACTACTCGCCAATCCCGCCCGGGGACTACACCGTCCAGATCGTCTCTTCGCAGATGGCCGAGACCTCGAACCGCAACGGGCACATGCTCAAGCTTGAGCTTGAGATCCTTGATGGCGAGCATGCGGGGCGCCGGCTTTACGACCGCCTGAACCTCGACAATCCCAACCGCCAGGCAGTCGAGATCGCACAGCGCACTTTGTCTGCGATCTGCCACGCCATTGGCCGGCTGTCCGTCCAGGACAGCGAGGAACTGCACATGCAGCCGATGACTGCGGTGGTTACCGTCAAGGCGCCGAGCACGGGGCGCGATGGGAAGACCTATGCGGCTTCCAACGAGATCAAGACCTATAAGGTTCTGCGCGATGCACCGGCACCGGTGAACACGGGATCTGCTTTCCGGCCAGCACAGACCGGTACTGGGCAGATGGCGAGCGCGCCATGGAAGCGCAGCGCCTGA
- a CDS encoding DEAD/DEAH box helicase yields the protein MSAPLTLRPYQEEALTNLWNWFSAGKRDCLVVLPTGAGKSLVIAEWAKLVFDTDPGACILVLTHVRELVEQNAAELAGLWPEAPWGIYSAGLGRRDIGAQLLFASIQSIHKKAYNLPRRVDMVLIDEAHMIPRNADTMYGKFLADLRTINPALKIVGLTATPFRLDSGRLDQGEGALFDGIAHETNVRELFDNGWLSPPVSYRQATQIDTSGVGTRGGEFIAAQLEASALDAHVVAAIADRIVEAGRDRQGWLVFGCTVKHCEALAEALNARGFSGTGVFGDTKKTERDRIIADFKAQRLRFLVSQGVLTTGFNARHVDLVALARPTKSTGLYIQMVGRGTRLSPETGKTNCLILDFGGNIARHGPFDDPSIPEKKKKGEGDAPYKECSECGCACGTMTRYCPACGFEFPPPERRVTTLPAVRAILSTEPDWLEVKGVTYRRHEKPGSPPSLRVDYRTGLNSYREWICLEHTGYARAKAESWWLRRASAPVPSSIDAALERLQELNEPSHIRIRTKGKYTEISGHRFDARMLAA from the coding sequence ATGAGCGCGCCCCTGACCTTGCGCCCCTATCAGGAAGAAGCACTCACCAATCTGTGGAACTGGTTTTCAGCCGGCAAACGCGATTGCCTTGTAGTGCTCCCGACCGGTGCCGGCAAAAGCCTTGTCATCGCCGAGTGGGCAAAGCTGGTCTTCGACACCGACCCTGGCGCCTGCATTCTGGTGCTCACCCATGTGCGTGAGCTCGTCGAGCAGAACGCAGCGGAGCTGGCCGGGCTTTGGCCCGAGGCGCCTTGGGGTATCTATTCAGCAGGGCTTGGGCGGCGGGACATTGGCGCTCAGCTATTGTTCGCCTCCATCCAGTCGATCCACAAGAAAGCCTACAATCTGCCGCGCCGGGTCGACATGGTGCTCATCGACGAAGCCCATATGATCCCGCGCAATGCCGATACGATGTATGGCAAGTTCCTGGCGGACCTGCGTACCATCAACCCCGCCCTTAAAATCGTAGGCCTGACCGCCACCCCCTTCCGTCTAGATAGCGGCAGGCTCGATCAGGGCGAAGGCGCGCTGTTCGATGGCATCGCCCATGAAACCAACGTGCGCGAGCTATTCGACAACGGGTGGCTGTCGCCGCCAGTGAGCTATCGCCAGGCAACGCAGATCGACACCAGCGGGGTTGGCACCCGTGGCGGTGAATTCATCGCAGCACAGCTCGAAGCTTCAGCGCTGGACGCCCATGTGGTCGCTGCGATTGCGGACCGGATTGTTGAAGCGGGCCGCGACCGACAAGGCTGGCTGGTATTCGGCTGCACGGTCAAGCATTGCGAGGCGCTGGCCGAGGCGCTCAATGCTCGCGGGTTCTCCGGGACTGGGGTCTTTGGGGACACCAAAAAAACCGAGCGCGATCGGATCATTGCTGATTTCAAGGCGCAGCGCTTGCGGTTCCTGGTCAGCCAAGGCGTGCTCACCACCGGGTTCAACGCCCGGCATGTCGATCTTGTTGCCTTGGCGCGCCCGACCAAGTCGACGGGCCTCTACATCCAGATGGTTGGCCGGGGCACCCGACTGTCGCCTGAGACCGGCAAGACCAACTGCTTGATACTCGACTTTGGCGGGAACATCGCGCGGCACGGTCCCTTCGATGACCCGTCCATCCCGGAGAAGAAGAAAAAGGGTGAAGGTGATGCACCCTACAAGGAGTGCTCAGAGTGCGGCTGTGCTTGTGGAACCATGACCCGGTACTGCCCGGCTTGCGGGTTCGAGTTTCCTCCCCCTGAAAGGCGGGTGACGACGCTTCCGGCTGTGCGCGCGATCCTCTCAACCGAGCCTGATTGGCTCGAGGTGAAAGGCGTGACCTACCGCAGGCACGAAAAGCCGGGATCGCCGCCATCTTTGCGGGTAGACTATCGCACCGGGCTCAACAGCTACCGTGAATGGATCTGCCTGGAGCATACCGGATACGCGCGGGCAAAAGCCGAGAGTTGGTGGCTCCGCCGTGCCTCTGCACCAGTCCCGAGCAGCATTGATGCAGCCCTTGAGAGGCTGCAGGAGCTGAACGAGCCCTCCCACATCCGTATCAGGACAAAGGGCAAGTACACCGAGATTTCCGGTCACCGGTTTGATGCTCGGATGCTCGCGGCATGA
- a CDS encoding DUF6511 domain-containing protein — protein MKANIDEQRAIAAASPAIGAFLEDLGKSDLAVLTSEEWLAFLTHAYVSVCAEVSKIWENEVPF, from the coding sequence ATGAAAGCCAATATTGATGAACAACGCGCGATCGCAGCGGCCAGCCCCGCCATCGGAGCCTTCCTTGAAGACCTCGGCAAAAGCGACCTGGCGGTACTCACGTCCGAGGAGTGGCTCGCCTTCCTCACCCATGCCTATGTCTCGGTCTGCGCCGAGGTCAGCAAGATCTGGGAAAACGAGGTGCCGTTCTGA
- a CDS encoding DUF3987 domain-containing protein — MRTLQFDPELARPLFANLDQIHLVMINPSGPGVHGKDFGTDIETALAEAVKANANGFNVYWTVNIVAPGLNKKPGKRDIRAARFVHVDIDPPKSGGAFDKGEITAALQGIGCPPSFIIDSGGGLQAFWRLEGPCANLDSIEAINFQVRDWFEADACQNIDRLMRVPGSVNYPDSRKAARGRKACLARWASTDDGLTYAPEDLAASFPQAKTAGAAISVNTLTLPAEVVLLEPNDLGLGSLDPLRIAIETPPGLDRSGDGLAAARLMANEGLTDIQIMGVLLNPTNAISGHFLDQRDPRRAVARAIQLVRRDSPPEGATLHAPIMADVEFDLFVANEKAKVRRVMVPATLQIEDGDVAIEPAPRFGTPGWLRDLGDGALAQFVEHTCASAPSPQPWLTLGAGLAMFGAAAGRRYAGPTNLRTNIYAIGVADSGGGKDHPLRASTRLMIAAGLADHIGSSKIASGAGLLTAITANPSIYFPLDEVGFLISSAADRKRAPRHLTEIIDNLTEFYSLADSTFLGIAYANTKEKPREVIEQPCLCLFGVTTPGVFWGSLSSDNVIDGSLARMLIFESENHYPDPQHHLVPNDPPADLVAIVEAVAKGADGSTPFPLGNAAAAIPKPWTVSYATPQAELRARAMREEQIDMLRRHQGTHLTGIIARLAENAAKLALIKAITDNPGNPAITTADLDWGMGIARRSVQTLMQAVKERVADNEYEACVKKVHKVIADAGSAGIDGNELSRQTQTVDRRRRTEVVAHLEEAGMIRIMEIPRAKGARGRAKRIYFDIA, encoded by the coding sequence ATGCGCACGCTCCAATTTGATCCCGAACTTGCCCGGCCGTTGTTTGCGAACCTGGACCAGATCCATCTCGTGATGATCAACCCCAGTGGACCTGGCGTCCACGGTAAGGATTTTGGGACTGATATCGAGACCGCCCTGGCTGAAGCTGTCAAAGCCAATGCCAACGGGTTCAACGTCTACTGGACCGTCAACATTGTGGCGCCCGGTCTCAACAAAAAGCCTGGTAAGCGCGATATTCGTGCTGCTCGTTTCGTGCACGTTGATATCGATCCGCCCAAATCTGGCGGCGCCTTCGACAAAGGGGAAATCACAGCCGCTCTGCAGGGTATCGGCTGCCCGCCGAGCTTTATCATCGATTCAGGCGGCGGCCTGCAGGCCTTCTGGCGGCTTGAGGGCCCTTGCGCCAACCTCGATAGTATTGAGGCTATCAACTTTCAGGTACGCGACTGGTTCGAAGCGGATGCCTGCCAGAACATCGACCGGCTGATGCGGGTGCCAGGATCGGTGAACTATCCCGATAGCCGAAAGGCCGCACGCGGACGCAAGGCGTGCTTGGCGCGCTGGGCCTCCACAGATGATGGGCTGACCTACGCCCCAGAGGACCTGGCGGCGAGCTTCCCTCAGGCAAAGACTGCCGGGGCTGCCATTAGCGTGAACACTCTAACGCTGCCGGCCGAGGTGGTGCTGCTGGAACCAAATGATTTGGGGCTTGGTAGCCTTGATCCACTGCGGATCGCCATTGAAACACCGCCCGGACTGGACCGCTCAGGTGATGGGCTCGCTGCTGCCCGCCTTATGGCGAACGAGGGCCTCACTGACATCCAGATCATGGGCGTCCTACTCAACCCCACCAACGCTATCTCGGGGCATTTTCTGGATCAACGTGACCCACGTCGAGCAGTGGCTCGTGCTATCCAGCTGGTTCGCCGAGACAGCCCGCCTGAAGGAGCCACGCTCCATGCGCCGATCATGGCGGATGTGGAGTTTGATCTGTTCGTTGCCAACGAAAAGGCCAAGGTCCGGAGGGTCATGGTTCCGGCGACTTTGCAGATCGAAGATGGTGACGTCGCTATTGAGCCTGCACCCAGGTTCGGCACCCCTGGATGGCTTCGCGATCTAGGCGACGGAGCTCTGGCTCAGTTCGTGGAGCACACTTGTGCCTCCGCTCCGTCTCCACAACCATGGCTTACGCTCGGCGCTGGTCTTGCGATGTTCGGCGCTGCCGCTGGCCGGCGATATGCGGGGCCAACGAACCTGCGAACAAACATATATGCCATAGGTGTGGCTGATTCTGGGGGCGGTAAGGATCATCCGCTGAGAGCATCGACACGACTGATGATTGCCGCGGGCCTGGCTGACCACATTGGCTCATCTAAGATCGCGTCGGGCGCAGGTCTCCTCACTGCTATCACAGCAAACCCGTCGATCTATTTCCCCTTGGACGAAGTCGGGTTCCTGATTTCATCGGCGGCGGATCGCAAGCGCGCTCCCCGGCACCTGACCGAAATTATCGATAACCTCACCGAGTTCTATTCTCTGGCTGACAGCACATTCCTCGGCATCGCCTATGCCAACACGAAGGAAAAGCCCCGCGAGGTTATCGAGCAGCCGTGCCTTTGCCTTTTTGGCGTCACAACGCCTGGAGTATTCTGGGGCTCGCTCTCAAGCGACAACGTCATCGACGGCAGCCTTGCGCGCATGCTGATCTTCGAGAGCGAAAACCACTATCCCGATCCCCAGCATCATTTAGTTCCCAACGATCCACCTGCTGATCTGGTCGCCATTGTGGAAGCCGTGGCCAAAGGTGCTGATGGATCCACACCCTTCCCGCTCGGGAATGCCGCAGCCGCTATCCCCAAGCCGTGGACGGTGTCTTATGCGACGCCCCAGGCAGAGCTGCGTGCACGGGCAATGCGCGAGGAGCAAATCGATATGCTCCGCCGGCACCAAGGGACCCATCTGACGGGCATCATCGCCCGACTGGCTGAGAATGCGGCCAAGCTCGCTTTGATCAAGGCTATCACTGATAATCCCGGAAATCCGGCAATTACGACCGCCGACCTTGACTGGGGCATGGGTATTGCGCGCCGAAGCGTTCAGACGCTGATGCAGGCAGTGAAAGAACGTGTTGCCGACAATGAGTACGAGGCCTGCGTCAAAAAGGTCCACAAGGTCATCGCGGATGCCGGGAGTGCCGGTATCGACGGGAACGAACTGTCGCGGCAAACGCAAACGGTTGATCGGCGGCGTCGAACTGAGGTCGTCGCCCACCTTGAGGAAGCTGGGATGATCCGGATCATGGAGATACCGCGCGCCAAAGGTGCCCGCGGGCGGGCGAAGCGCATCTATTTTGACATTGCCTGA
- a CDS encoding helix-turn-helix domain-containing protein — protein sequence MSDLLAALHETAAGFEKLGFIDQRQMRKFDTLCLEPVPDFDAEKIKSLRARQSISQTVLASLLNISPSTVRQWEAGAKHPSGSSLKLLHLIERKGLEAVL from the coding sequence ATGAGCGATCTGCTTGCGGCGCTCCATGAGACGGCTGCAGGCTTTGAAAAGCTCGGCTTCATCGACCAACGTCAAATGCGCAAGTTTGACACTCTGTGCCTTGAGCCAGTGCCTGACTTTGATGCGGAAAAGATCAAGTCGCTCCGAGCTCGACAGTCCATCAGCCAGACGGTCCTCGCCTCGCTTCTGAACATTAGTCCATCGACGGTGCGCCAGTGGGAGGCGGGAGCAAAGCATCCCAGCGGCTCCTCGCTGAAGCTGCTGCATCTGATCGAGCGCAAGGGACTGGAAGCAGTCCTCTGA
- a CDS encoding crossover junction endodeoxyribonuclease RuvC, whose amino-acid sequence MNQIASGASECSDIGRPTTSAAGLGPGAVLALDLGTTSGWALKTGDDFITSGTVSLKHSRYDGGGIRFLRFKRYLDQLDEDAGPIEAIYFEEVRRHAGTDAAHVYGGLLGILTAWCEERLVAYQGVPVGTIKRFATGKGNADKAAVIDAVRQRGFAPADDNEADAIAILLWAVETRGGVR is encoded by the coding sequence TTGAACCAGATAGCCTCAGGCGCATCCGAATGTTCGGATATAGGCCGTCCCACCACATCTGCTGCCGGCTTGGGCCCCGGTGCTGTCCTCGCCCTTGACCTTGGCACGACCTCAGGCTGGGCCCTCAAGACGGGTGATGACTTCATCACCAGCGGCACGGTATCGCTGAAACACTCCCGCTATGATGGCGGCGGCATTCGCTTCCTGCGTTTCAAGCGATATCTAGATCAGCTGGATGAAGACGCAGGTCCGATCGAGGCGATCTACTTTGAGGAGGTCCGTCGCCATGCCGGCACTGACGCCGCCCACGTCTACGGCGGGCTGCTCGGCATTTTGACCGCATGGTGCGAAGAACGCCTAGTCGCTTATCAAGGCGTGCCTGTCGGGACCATCAAGCGCTTTGCAACCGGCAAGGGCAATGCCGACAAGGCTGCTGTTATCGATGCCGTGCGGCAACGCGGGTTTGCCCCAGCCGATGACAACGAGGCCGACGCGATCGCCATACTCCTCTGGGCCGTTGAGACCCGTGGAGGTGTCCGATGA
- a CDS encoding DUF6378 domain-containing protein has protein sequence MTSWSILGHTAKVLEERRDDYGDPAEQFGEIAKRWSITLGTPITPAQVALCMIDLKLARLAYDPGHVDSVVDVIGYAALLREVR, from the coding sequence ATGACCAGTTGGTCCATTCTCGGCCACACCGCCAAGGTGCTCGAAGAGCGGCGGGACGATTACGGAGATCCCGCCGAGCAGTTCGGTGAAATCGCCAAGCGCTGGTCGATCACGTTGGGCACACCCATCACGCCTGCGCAAGTCGCACTATGCATGATCGATCTGAAGCTTGCCCGGCTGGCTTACGATCCAGGCCATGTCGACAGCGTCGTGGATGTGATCGGTTATGCCGCTCTACTCAGGGAGGTGCGCTGA